A segment of the uncultured Desulfobulbus sp. genome:
AGCAGGACAGGTTGGATTCGGCAGGGTTGGATTTGGACGGGGCCAGGGTCTGGGGCGCCGTTGCACCACTGCATGGGGTATGGGCGGTGGATATCGACGCGGTCTCGGTTTTGGCGGGAACATGGCCGGTTCTGCGCAGCAAGCCACCCCTGAAACGGAAAAGCAGTTGCTGCAAAACCAGGCGACCGCACTACAGGCTCAATTGGAACAGATTCAAAAGCGGATTGCAGCGATGAATGCGGATCCAGAGGCAAGTGGAACCCCATGATCCCGTTCTTGCCTGTGCCAAAGAGGTAACTGCCGGTAAGGGGAAACGCACAACTATTCCCGAGAAGACATGCCTAGCAAGGAAGGAAAGGCCGCTGCCAGCCAGAGCGAACAACGACATCCCCCCCTTTCAGGCAGACAAATTGCCCCGACCTCTGTCGTTTCGACCGGCAGGGAGAAATCTCCAGAAAAAGAAAAAGATTCCTCTTTTAATTTCGAAAGGACATCGCTTCAAGAAGGTTATGTCGCGAGGCCGGGGCAAACTTGTCGGATGTGCTGAAAAGTCCACATCCAGGTACAAGAATCGTATGCTCAATTTTCGAGGCGCTTTCAGTCTCCCCTGCAGAGAGCGCCTCCCAAGCATTCATGGGAAAAAGTTATTCCTGGAACTCTTCATGTTCTGAGGACCGCATGAGCTGGTATGCTCCCCTACTCTTTCCGCCGCGGATGGACTGGCTGCAGGTGGAAATCACCACCCACTGCAATGCGGCCTGCCGTTACTGTCCGCGGACGCTGTACGCCCCGTTTTGGCAAAGTCGCCATATGGAGCCCGAACTCTATTATAGCCTCAAAACCGTGCTCAAAAAAACGGATTTGATCTATCTGCAGGGCTGGGGCGAGCCATTGACCCATCCGCAATTTTTTGATTTTGTCCGTTTCGGCCAGAATCTGGGCTGCCAGGTCGGCACGACCACAAACGGCCTTCTGCTCAAGGAATCGCTCTGCAGACAAATTGTTGCCTCAGGCCTTGATATTCTGGCCCTCTCCCTTGCAGGTATCGACCAGGCAAACGATCACTTTCGCCAGGGCACTCATTTGACTGCGGTGCTGGACGCCCTCACCCTACTCAATCAGATCAAGGAGGAACACGGGCTTGAGCGCCCAGCAGTTCATATCGCCTATCTCCTGCTGCGTTCGCAAATCGAGGATCTGCCCCGGCTGCCGGATTTTTTTGCAGGACAGAAGGTAGACATGGTGGTTCTCTCCACCCTGGATCTCATCGGATCCCCTGAACTGAGCCAAGAATCCATTGTTCCCCAGAGCATGGCAGAGTATGAGGACCTCTGCTCCCAGCTTGAAGCCACTCTCCATGCAGCGAACAAACGGGGCGTGAACATGCATGCCTGGCTGACTCGGCCTGTAGCTCCCGGCGTGTGCAGCGAAAACATCGACCGGGCCGCCGTGATTGGCGTCGACGGCACTGTCCATCCCTGCGTCTACGCCGGGCTACCGGTCAGCGGCGATATCACCCATTGGCCCGGGGGAGAGCGACAAAACTACCGTCCACTGGCCTTTGGCAACATCCGGCAAACGCCGTTTTCTCAAATCTGGCGCTCGCAGGCCTATTCCGCCTTCCGTCGAAGTCATCACCGCGGGCAGCCCCCTGTCCCCTGTGTGGACTGTGTTCGCAGACGAATGGATCTCCTGCCCCAAATCGCTCAATAGCCCCTCAAGCAATACGCTCCTGGACATGCTTGTTCTTGCCGCCCACCGCCTTCCAATGGCCATGCCCGCAGGACTCCACCGGCACCACAGGCATTCCCGCCCATAAACGGGGCCGCAGCCATCCCTGGGTATCGATAATATCGTTTTTTCCCGTGGCCAGGGCATTGCGATCAATGGAAAGAACGTGCATCCCCTCAGCCTCCAGTTCGGCCACAGTGACGGTTTGCCCGAAATCACGGAGTTTTTTATACTCAATGAAACGGCCGCACCACCCGGAGATGGTCAGCCCGACCCCGGCAATGGCACCGATAATGCCGTCATTGGTGCCCCCGTGGCCGGAGAGATGAAAACCATTCGCCGCCCGCATGGCCTCCTTTTGACTGACTATGCGGCTTGAGGCCAGTCGGCCGAACTCCAGCAGTTGCTCTGTCTTCTCACCATTGATGGGCACCACGCATAGGCCGGGATCGCTGCCGTCGATAAAATGCTCCTGAATATGGACGCTGCCCTGCTCGATAATCTCTTCCACCTGGGAAGGCTCCACGTTATCGAGGATCACACAGGCCGAGCTGTTGTGCGAGGTGTACGGGATGCCTTCAAGCACCGGAAGCTGCTGCCGAATCACCCCATACAGATTGACCCCAGCAGGAATCTTATCAACAAACCAGCGGGCAAACTTGCCTGTGCCACGATCGGCACCTGCCACATCGGTATCATCAAATCCTACATACACTCTCATTGCTTATTCCTCGTTGGTGGAGCTCGTTTGTGCAGGCATGGACCAAATGACGCCGTATGCCTGGAGTTTTTTCAAGACTGCCGGTATGGCAACACCACCTGCGGCAGCAAACAGAATATTGCCCAAAGACTGCATCAGTGCATGCGAAAGCAGGACATCCGCATCCATGCCCATCAGATAATCAATACAAAATCCGACTCCGAACTGGCTGAAGCCGGCGAGCATACCGGTCAGTGCACAGAGTAAAACCGACTGAAACATTCGCGGAAAGGCTAGGGCCATACCATCGACCACCAGCCCGGGAAGAGTAAATTTCAGCAGAAGCAATGGTCCACCATGCCCCATGCCCAAGGTCAAGGCCATGAGCCCTGCAAAAAAACCACACATCGACCCGGCAAGACGGAAGGGGACGCTGCCTCTGGCCACCAGCAGAAAAAAGAGGGTGAAGAACATCGAATGCCCCGGAATCTTGAGATGCAAACGCAGGGCTCCACGTGCGCAGACCAATAAAACGGCACAGAATCCGACAAAGAGCGAATCACGAAGGCTGCATTTCATGGATCTATTCTCCCGGCCAGTACGTTCTTTTGCTATACAGGCCAAACTCTCGATTTTTTGCTGCCAGGGCAATTTCATCGGCCAAGGCCAGGGTGCGCACCAGGGTGGGCAGCAGAAGGCAGTTGAGCCAATCCGACCAGTACCTGGGGTGAAGTAAATCCTGTATCAGCAGTCGTGCGCCGCGCAGCACCTGAATTTCCCGGATCTCTCGCATCTCGGAGAGCAGCATGGGGATAAAGCGAAGACAGACCGTAAAGACAAAGGCCAGCCGCGGCGTAAGGAATTTCCCCATAACCCTGGCGGTTTCCCGGGGATTGCTGCAGGCCATGAAGATAAGGCCAGGCCAGAAGGCGAGAAAAAGCCGCCAGGCCATGAGGGCTCCTGCCTGCGCCCCCTGCCCTCCGCCGAAACGCAGCATATAGAGCAGCACCACCAAGACTCCCTGCCAAAGGAAAAAGATGCAACTCTTCTTCAGCAGTTTGCGTGGACTTGCGGCAAGGAGGAAAACAAGCCCAAGGTTTACGGCGCTCAACCCTGCAAGGACACTTGGATTCCGCGCGGCAAATGCGGCACAGGAGAGCAGTGTGCAGAGGGCGAGCAAATACCCGGAGGAAAACAGAGGTTTTGCTCTGTCGCCCTCTTGCCAGGGGAAATCTCCTGGGCGCTGCAACGTGAGTCCATTTTTCTCACGAGGTTCTTGCTTCTTTGCCGCGGCCCCTTGAAGAAAACAGACCTGATCGGCCCAATTATCCAAAACCGCTGGATCGTGGGCGGTCCAAACCACGGCAAGATTTCGCGCCTCGCACTCCCTTGTGATCAGGAGCTTCACCCGTTCAATGCTGCCGGCATCGAGCCCGGCAAAGGGATCATCAAGGAGAAGGATCTCCGGTTCACCGGCAAGCACTGCCGCAAGTCCGACCAGATGCTTTTGCCCGTAACTGAGCAAGTGCGGCGAGCGTTGTTGCAGATGGGCAATGCCAAGTGCCTCCAGAAGAAACACCACTCGATCCTCCAGCACCTTGCCTTCAAGAGACCTCCGCCGTCCGCTAAAGGCCACTTCGTCAAAGACCGTAGTTTCAAAGAGTTGTTTCTTGGGATCCTGATAGAGCATGGCCAATCGTCCGCGAAGCGATCGCAATGAAACAACCACGCCAAAGAGGTGGATGTCACCTGAGGCGGGTTGCGCCAGGCCTGCCAGGCAACGCATCAGGGTTGTCTTGCCGCTTCCATTGGGCCCGACCACCAGCAATCGTTCTCCAGAGGCAATCTCGAGATTGAGGGCAGGTTGTTGCTGCTCAGCAGAGGCGAAAAGGCGGACGTCGCTGAGTTTGAGCACCACCTGCCTCTCATGCCCATCGGATTTGGTCGATGAGAGGCCACTCCGGGCTAATACCGTTCGCGCCTTGTCTCTCTCCACCCTCTTCATGAATGGGGAAGCGCAGGTCACTCCGCCTTCAGCTCCCATCTGCCAGTGGGCATCGATCACCTTTGCAAGCATCGCCTCCTGATGCTCACAGATAAGAACCGCCTTTCCTTGTTCTCTCAATTGGCTGATGATCTCCAGCAGTTGTTTCTGCCCGATCGGATCGAGCTGGGCCATGGGTTCATCGAGGAGAATGATCTCTGGTTCCCGGACCAGTTGTCCGGCAACGCAGGCCCGATATTGTTGCCCCATGGAGAGCTGCTCAACCGGCGAGGCAAGGGGCCGATCGAGTCCAACCTGGGCAAGAGCACCTCTGACAAGAGGTGCCATCTTTTCAGGAGCGATGCAGAGGTTTTCCAGACCAAAGGCTATATCAGCGCCCAAGGTCGCAGAAAGTAACTGTGTCCCCGGACGCTGCAGCACCAGCCCGCAGGTTTTTCCGGTTGTTCGACGCCCGCCATACACCTGAATGGTTCCCCGAGTTCGTCCAACGGGCAAAAGACCCCGAAGGGCCATGAGCAAGGTTGTCTTGCCGCATCCGATCGGTCCCTGCAACAGCACGCATTGCCCGGAAAAAATTTGCAGGGAAATATCCCGAAGCACAAACTCGCCTGCTCCGGGATAGGCGTAGCTGAAGTTGTCGAGAACAACCAGGGGCTGCACGGTTTAAAACCGGTACACCAGTCCGGTGTAGAGCAGACGCCCCGGTTG
Coding sequences within it:
- a CDS encoding ATP-binding cassette domain-containing protein → MQPLVVLDNFSYAYPGAGEFVLRDISLQIFSGQCVLLQGPIGCGKTTLLMALRGLLPVGRTRGTIQVYGGRRTTGKTCGLVLQRPGTQLLSATLGADIAFGLENLCIAPEKMAPLVRGALAQVGLDRPLASPVEQLSMGQQYRACVAGQLVREPEIILLDEPMAQLDPIGQKQLLEIISQLREQGKAVLICEHQEAMLAKVIDAHWQMGAEGGVTCASPFMKRVERDKARTVLARSGLSSTKSDGHERQVVLKLSDVRLFASAEQQQPALNLEIASGERLLVVGPNGSGKTTLMRCLAGLAQPASGDIHLFGVVVSLRSLRGRLAMLYQDPKKQLFETTVFDEVAFSGRRRSLEGKVLEDRVVFLLEALGIAHLQQRSPHLLSYGQKHLVGLAAVLAGEPEILLLDDPFAGLDAGSIERVKLLITRECEARNLAVVWTAHDPAVLDNWADQVCFLQGAAAKKQEPREKNGLTLQRPGDFPWQEGDRAKPLFSSGYLLALCTLLSCAAFAARNPSVLAGLSAVNLGLVFLLAASPRKLLKKSCIFFLWQGVLVVLLYMLRFGGGQGAQAGALMAWRLFLAFWPGLIFMACSNPRETARVMGKFLTPRLAFVFTVCLRFIPMLLSEMREIREIQVLRGARLLIQDLLHPRYWSDWLNCLLLPTLVRTLALADEIALAAKNREFGLYSKRTYWPGE
- a CDS encoding DUF5320 domain-containing protein — encoded protein: MPRGDGTGPMGMGSMTGRGAGYCAGAGQVGFGRVGFGRGQGLGRRCTTAWGMGGGYRRGLGFGGNMAGSAQQATPETEKQLLQNQATALQAQLEQIQKRIAAMNADPEASGTP
- a CDS encoding SPASM domain-containing protein encodes the protein MSWYAPLLFPPRMDWLQVEITTHCNAACRYCPRTLYAPFWQSRHMEPELYYSLKTVLKKTDLIYLQGWGEPLTHPQFFDFVRFGQNLGCQVGTTTNGLLLKESLCRQIVASGLDILALSLAGIDQANDHFRQGTHLTAVLDALTLLNQIKEEHGLERPAVHIAYLLLRSQIEDLPRLPDFFAGQKVDMVVLSTLDLIGSPELSQESIVPQSMAEYEDLCSQLEATLHAANKRGVNMHAWLTRPVAPGVCSENIDRAAVIGVDGTVHPCVYAGLPVSGDITHWPGGERQNYRPLAFGNIRQTPFSQIWRSQAYSAFRRSHHRGQPPVPCVDCVRRRMDLLPQIAQ